In Alteromonas sp. RKMC-009, the genomic stretch GCGGCAGTGATTCTGGCGCTGTAAGTGGTGGAGCCGGCGGGGCATCTGCAGCTAATAACAATACCCAGTTGGAAAACTGCGACGAAACCCTCGGTACACTCAGTGTATTTGAAGACACCTCTTTACCCTGGTGGTCCGAATACCGCAGGACCTATCCCAAATTAGGCAGCACGATTCCGGTGATCCGCCTGATGATTCAGCAATCCAACTGTTTTGTTATTGTTGAGCGGGGCCGCGCAATGAATGCCATGAATACTGAGCGGCAGTTGATGCAATCCGGTCAGTTGCGTTCAGGCTCAAACATTGGTGGCGGTCAGATGGTTGCCGCAGACTATACTCTCAGCCCTTCCGTGTTGTTTGCAGAAAAAACACAGGGCGGTAAAGCCATAGGCGGTGCATTATTTGGCGCGCTGGGCTCTATCGTGGGCGGCGGCTTCAGTAAAAACGAAGCGGCAACCTCGTTACTGCTCATTGATAATAGCTCCGGTGTTCAGGTTTCATCATCCACAGGCAGCGCAGCGAATCACGACTTCAGCCTGTTTGGGGGCATGTTTGCCGGGGCGGCAGCCGGTGGCGCCGGGGGTTTCTCGAAAACACCGGAAGGTAAAATGCTGGTAACTGCATTTGCCGATTCATATAACCAAATGGTAATGGCCCTGCGCACATATAAGGCTCAGGAAGTAAAAGGCGGCTTAGGTAAAGGCGGATTGTTAACGGTAGGCGGCGCAGATGACCCGATGCCTGAAGCGACGGATGCAGGCCCTATCGTCACCACGGCTACAACCACCACTGCCGTTTATGTAGACCCTACACCTACACGGGTGACCGTATCTGAACGTGAGTCGTACAACTTTGCTGTTGATGAGTATGATGAGCAGGCTTTCAACAAATATTACGACTGGTTAAAAACCTATGGACCGATGATGACTACTTTCGTGTCCATAGATCCTGACAAAACAGATTCAAGCATATTCGGAGGTATGACTATTGCTTCTGTTGCATCCATGTTGCTAACACAACTGGATTCACAACGCATCGAGTTGGAAGCCTGGCCTTATCAGGCAAGGGCTCAGGCCTGGAGTAAAATGGGTAAACGCATTGAACAACATACAGAGCTATTTGAACGTAACCGGATGCTCGCCCTTAAAAATGAAAAATTAGATCCGGATGTCCGCAGTATCATCGAAAGCATTCAGGTAGTAACCAAAGAATCGCTCTTCCCTGAAGGGATTTAAGCGGAAGGATAACCGAAGGAACTCATCTCAAAAGGATTGAGTCTGCATAAACGAAAAGACCGTACAACTTGCGTTGCACGGTCTTTTTTTATTCGCAGTCAATGCGGCCGGCGCTGAATAATACCGGTATGCTTTATACCGGTATTAGCGGCTCCGGCTTTACTGTACTTAAATACTTACCCGCTTATACGGGCGGTATTCAGCCTGCCAGAAGTTTTTCTCGATACTCGCTTTCAGGGCCTCGTCTGTCATTTCCAGCGCCAGATCCTGCTCCATAGCCACTTTCGCCACGGCAAAGGCGATGTCTTTGCTCAGAGTTGCAATTTCAGTAAGTGGCGGCAATAAGCAGCCTTCACCGGTATTTGCCATGGGTGAGGCCGAGGCCAGCGCATTACTGGCTGCCATCAACATTTCATCACTGATGAGTTTTGCCTTACCCGCAATAACACCCAGGCCAATCCCCGGGAAGATATAACTGTTGTTACACTGGGCAACAGGATACACCTTACCGTTGTACTCAACAGGCTTGAACGGGCTGCCGGTAGCAATGACAACTTCACCGTCTGTCCACTCAATAACCTGCTCAGGCCGGGCTTCAACCTGACGTGACGGATTACTCAACGGGAAGATAATAGGCAGTTCGCAATGACTCTTCATTGCGCGGATAACCTGCTCAGTGAACAGACCCGGCTGACCGGATACGCCTATCAGCACATCAGGCTGAGCGCAATGCATCACATCCAGCAACGACGGGAATTTACCGGAGAACGTCCAGTCTGCAATGTCTTCCTGACTGTGCTGCAGTTTCGCCTGGAAGTCTCGTAAGCCTTCCATACCTTCAGTCAGCAAGCCAAAACGGTCAATCATAAAGACCTGCTTGCGCGCCTGCGCATCACTCAGTCCTTCTGACACCATTTGCTGGATCAGCATCTCTGCAATACCGCAACCTGCTGAGCCGGCACCGACAAAGACCACTTTCATCTCAGACAATTTGCGCTGAGTGGTCCGGCAGGCTGCCAGAATGGTACCCAGAGTCACCGCTGCGGTGCCCTGAATGTCATCATTGAAACAGCAGATTTCGTTGCGGTAACGCTGCAACAAAGGCATCGCATTAGGCTGAGCAAAATCTTCGAACTGAATCATTACTTCCGGCCAGCGGCGTTTAACCGCTTTAATGAACATGTCGACAAATTCGTCATATTCTTCCTGACCGATACGCGGATGGCGCGCGCCCATGTACATTGGGTCATTCAACAGTTTTTCGTTGTTGGTACCCACATCCAGCATAACAGGTAACGTGTATGCCGGGCTGATACCACCACAAGCGGTATACAGCGACAGTTTACCGATTGGAATACCCATGCCGCCGATCCCCTGGTCACCCAGACCCAGGATCCGCTCACCGTCGGTCACAACAATCACTTTTACTTTACGTTTTGTTGCGTTCCTGACGATGTCATCCAGTTGATGACGCTCTTCCCAGGAAACAAAAAGTCCGCGGGAACTGCGATAGATGTCAGAAAACTGCTCACAGGCATCACCTACTGTAGGGGTGTAGATGATGGGCATCATTTCTTCAATATGTGACTGGATAAGGCGATAGAACAGGGTTTCGTTATTATCCTGAATGGCCCGCAGATAGATGTGCTTATTCAGAGCATCATCAAAAGAACTGTATTGCATGAACGCACGTTCAACCTGTTCTTCAATTGACTCATACCTTGGCGGAAGTAATCCGGTCAGGTTGAATGAGGCCCGTTCACGGGCCGTAAAAGCACTGCCCTTGTTCAACAAGGGCGTTTCTAACAGTGAGGGTCCAGCGTGGGGTATATATAAATATCGGTTTGACTCGTCTGACATTGTTTATCCGATTTATTGTTGGGAATGTAGCCCGGCCAAAACCTTCTCGCCTAAAAGATTTCCTCTGGCTCGGGCGCTGCGTTTTCGTCACCTTGTGCAGGATCGACGATTTCATCGTCAAGCACGAACACCTTCGGTTCGGTGCCTTGCGCAAAGTATTCAAATAGTGTCGTATGGTCTGTTCGTCTGGTCAACTTTCCTGTGCCCCTGTCAATACGAACTCGTACC encodes the following:
- a CDS encoding NAD-dependent malic enzyme, whose product is MSDESNRYLYIPHAGPSLLETPLLNKGSAFTARERASFNLTGLLPPRYESIEEQVERAFMQYSSFDDALNKHIYLRAIQDNNETLFYRLIQSHIEEMMPIIYTPTVGDACEQFSDIYRSSRGLFVSWEERHQLDDIVRNATKRKVKVIVVTDGERILGLGDQGIGGMGIPIGKLSLYTACGGISPAYTLPVMLDVGTNNEKLLNDPMYMGARHPRIGQEEYDEFVDMFIKAVKRRWPEVMIQFEDFAQPNAMPLLQRYRNEICCFNDDIQGTAAVTLGTILAACRTTQRKLSEMKVVFVGAGSAGCGIAEMLIQQMVSEGLSDAQARKQVFMIDRFGLLTEGMEGLRDFQAKLQHSQEDIADWTFSGKFPSLLDVMHCAQPDVLIGVSGQPGLFTEQVIRAMKSHCELPIIFPLSNPSRQVEARPEQVIEWTDGEVVIATGSPFKPVEYNGKVYPVAQCNNSYIFPGIGLGVIAGKAKLISDEMLMAASNALASASPMANTGEGCLLPPLTEIATLSKDIAFAVAKVAMEQDLALEMTDEALKASIEKNFWQAEYRPYKRVSI
- a CDS encoding CsgG/HfaB family protein — translated: MKRNNPGSGCASQVQSLAKPVITVISALFFATACMSTSPKMGGSDSGAVSGGAGGASAANNNTQLENCDETLGTLSVFEDTSLPWWSEYRRTYPKLGSTIPVIRLMIQQSNCFVIVERGRAMNAMNTERQLMQSGQLRSGSNIGGGQMVAADYTLSPSVLFAEKTQGGKAIGGALFGALGSIVGGGFSKNEAATSLLLIDNSSGVQVSSSTGSAANHDFSLFGGMFAGAAAGGAGGFSKTPEGKMLVTAFADSYNQMVMALRTYKAQEVKGGLGKGGLLTVGGADDPMPEATDAGPIVTTATTTTAVYVDPTPTRVTVSERESYNFAVDEYDEQAFNKYYDWLKTYGPMMTTFVSIDPDKTDSSIFGGMTIASVASMLLTQLDSQRIELEAWPYQARAQAWSKMGKRIEQHTELFERNRMLALKNEKLDPDVRSIIESIQVVTKESLFPEGI